A window from Culex pipiens pallens isolate TS chromosome 3, TS_CPP_V2, whole genome shotgun sequence encodes these proteins:
- the LOC120418766 gene encoding piggyBac transposable element-derived protein 3-like yields the protein MTNLKMKIVIRKQDLNLKMALLIPTVTNAIQILTMIREMNTNLLVMCYNRLPAMRMYWSKKPALENLLIKQTMTRDRFKLLYSKLYFNTPQKPPNAGKLYYLEKVIPMFNTSFQRVRSNSTFQSIDEMMTKCKGRVGFKQYNPMKPIKRGIKQWDRADSVTGYVYDMQVYFGKGEQKDPDRTLGESVVLKSLSSIPKRELKNVSVCFDRFFNRELVQGVEMLCHRHDSTKSKKPTHDGR from the exons ATGACGAACCTGAAGATGAAGATAGTGATTCGGAAGCAGGATCTGAATTTGAAGATGGCTTTACTGATTCCGACAGTGACGAATGCGATTCAGATTCTGACGATGATACGGGAGATGAACACGAATC TTCTGGTGATGTGTTACAATCGCTTACCCGCTATGCGAATGTACTGGTCCAAGAAACCAGCTTTGGAGAACCTGCTAATCAAGCAAACCATGACCAGAGATCGATTCAAGCTGCTGTATTCCAAGCTGTACTTCAACACTCCACAAAAACCACCAAACGCTGGAAAGCTGTATTATCTGGAGAAAGTGATTCCCATGTTCAACACATCCTTTCAGCGGGTTCGTTCGAATTCAACCTTCCAGAGTATCGATGAGATGATGACGAAATGCAAGGGTAGAGTTGGATTTAAGCAGTATAATCCGATGAAACCAATCAAAAGGGGTATCAAACAGTGGGACCGTGCGGATTCTGTGACTGGTTACGTCTACGACATGCAGGTTTACTTTGGCAAAGGCGAACAAAAAGACCCTGACCGAACGCTGGGCGAATCAGTTGTGCTGAAGTCACTGTCGTCAATTCCAAAAAGGGAGCTCAAGAACGTTTCGGTCTGCTTCGATCGATTTTTCAACCGTGAACTTGTTCAAGGAGTTGAAATGCTGTGCCACCGGCACGATtcaacgaaatcgaaaaaaccTACCCACGATGGACGCTAA